One Schistocerca cancellata isolate TAMUIC-IGC-003103 chromosome 1, iqSchCanc2.1, whole genome shotgun sequence genomic region harbors:
- the LOC126163811 gene encoding uncharacterized protein LOC126163811: MDEIDTELLITLVEVRPVLWDKTLDAYRDRIATKNAWREVCVALKQDFDEMEDKDKNAFGIEVIRRWTNLRDSFVKSNIKIQAAKKSGSAAKKKKKYVYSDQLQFLKKLYDARETEDSFQSERTARLEEDIETQGSVENTENVSGPFDTAPTQETSKSECHTNRKHRKPDAIEMKILRALEEDKPCSKMSFLLSLKPHLEKFDEQDYLQFQMGVLKVIENIYERRNILTAQPPPFTHYTPPMPYNNRFQAYSYSPMENAAPISSYHTHQIRPPPAAPNPTTFLEQPLQTSQGRSSYQRINKVPPPYPSPSTSSHEGPPSTTQFYNVFAESLSPQSDSTVSPATNSLVSTADIDIDFSTS, from the exons atggatgaaattgatactgaacttttgataaccttggtggaagtaagacctgttctgtgggacaaaactctagatgcgtatagagatcgtattgctacaaagaatgcttggcgggaagtttgcgtagcactgaagcaagattttgatgagatggaagacaaagataaaaatgcgtttg gtatagaagtaatacggaggtggaccaatctacgagactcctttgtgaagtcaaacataaaaattcaagctgcgaaaaaaagtggctcagcagcaaagaaaaagaaaaagtatgtatattctgatcagctgcagtttctaaaaaagctgtatgatgctcgagagacggaggacagttttcaatcggaacgcaccgccagactggaagaagatatagaaacgcagggctccgtcgaaaatactgagaatgtttctgggccatttgatacagcacccacacaagaaacatccaaaagcgagtgccatacaaacagaaaacatagaaaacctgatgcaatcgaaatgaaaatattacgagctctggaagaagacaaaccttgcagcaaaatgtcatttttacttagtctgaagcctcatctggaaaaatttgatgaacaggattatcttcagtttcagatgggagtcctcaaagttatagaaaatatatatgaaaggagaaatatattgacagctcaacctcctccatttacccattacacacctcccatgccctataataatagatttcaagcttattcttattcacctatggaaaatgctgctccaatatcctcttaccatacgcatcagattcgtcctcctccagctgcaccaaacccaactacttttctcgaacaaccattacagacttctcaaggtcgcagttcttatcaacgaattaataaagtgccaccaccatacccttcgccttccacaagtagccatgaaggcccaccatcaacaacgcagttctacaacgtttttgcagagagcctgtcgccacaaagtgacagtacagtcagtcctgctacaaactctttggtttcaactgctgatattgatattgacttttctacttcataa